The DNA segment GTGTTTTCTTTTAATTAACAAATTATTGGCCACATCAAGTGAAAGTTTTTCTTCAGTGTAGTTTTGTCTTGATCATTTGATCATTTTGATACATTGCTCCTGGCATACAAGCTAGTTTTtaacattatacattttcttGAACTTTTAACAGCGTTAAAGTGTGAATAATAATTGTGTACCAGCATTCTAGAATTAGAAGAAATGTCTGGCCTGCTCAGTGTGCCACTGACCTTCAAAATGTTTTAGCAAATAATGTATTTGTTGACATCTTGTTAAGGCACAAAATGTGCTTATTCTCTAACAAGGTTTACTGATTTACTGATGTGTTGAAAGGTTTATTATTACACTGTTATTACTGCAGTTATTACGTATTTTCTGGTCCAGACACAGTTTTTGTCATCTACATAAATCAATAAGCAGGGCTGCATATCACATGATCAGATTCCACTGTACCGATGTAGATTGCactttacttttactttactTGAATTGTTTGACTTGCACTAATAATCTTTGGTTTTAAATTTGGTGTGTTTTTGTTCGCCGTACTCTAAAATCAAGACAATGTTATGCAGttgtaaaatgttgattaaaaGGGAGGAAACCATGCTGTTAAAGACAAACAAATCTGAATGAATTGCATAAAGAAGCCAACAGAATCTCCTGAGCCTTGTACAAAAGACGTTTGATTCTACTTCTTTGTCCATGTTAGAACATTTTTCCTAAATTACAACAGCCTATAATTTTTCTGATTTATCTGACTGTTTGTCTTTAAAGCGACTCAACATTGCtgctattttttttgtttgtttgtttgtttgttattttttttgcattttgtcaCTGACAAATGTACACAGACATTTCATTgtaatttatttgtacatttaataGATGCATTTGCAGAGCTGTTCAAATCTCCAAAGCTCAGATTTGGAAAAACATTCAAATTCAGAAACCACTCATATTTCTCTGAATTCTAAATTCCAGTTAAATTAATGAGCCTTGTTATACTTAGCCTGTGCTTTTTTAATGCAGCTTTTAACAAGTGTAAGAGAAGTGGATTATAGCATGTATGAAAAGGAATCAAAAACCCAGTGGAGATACTTGTATGTAATTAAGGTTTGTTTCTGAAGAGGATTGTGTGCTTTTTTGCATCTGTGGAACTTGAATTTTTAACCATGTCGTTTATTTGATCTTATGGTTTACTTAATGATAAAATGAGACTGGGGTGAATTTTAATATACCTTTGGTTTTGAAGTCATTGTGGTTTATTTTTAATCACTTGAAAAAGCACACACTATCAACTATTCACCTTCAACACAGAGCATATTCAAATTCAGAAATATATTATGTAACAAAACTTTACTCATACATTTCCTTTCATTGCAGACACTCCATTtaactttaattaaacattaattaaaaactaATTTCACAACACAGACAAGAAAATTTCAcagaaattattaataaaatcacATCATGGTCTTTCAGTTAGCATAAGAATTAAACAACCCCAAATATAATCAAATTCATGAATGCAGTTAACAATTACAGTACTGTTCATTTATCAGCAGCCTACTTTACAAATGTGTTAGTCATGCTATTTACCTcttcatctgccacaatattaCTGAACAACCAATCATCATCTAGAGGTGGAGTTGGAATTAGAGTGGGGTGGATCATATGAAGTGTAGCAGGGAAAGATCTAGCCACGCCCTCGAAGTTGTGCCTGCTCAGATTGCCCCTAAATTTAGAGTAAGAACAAAATTCTCCTTTATGGTAACAAAAGCCTTcaaggcaagagccatgcattactGGGCACTGGAGACCTGATCCACTCCTGTTGCGATTCTCAAGCGGtacaatatttttttcagcatttctgATATCTGTTTCTTGCAACATAAGAAACCGATCTGTTTCTTGACTTTGCGAATGGCTTTTGTATGTGTCAAATAGAATCCTTTTTGACTGGGAGTCCAGCTGATTCTCAAGCTCTGGGAATATGTGGTGGTCAAGAGAATGGCTTGAAATGATACAATCTGAGACAGTTTGGCTGCTTACAGACAAACCTGTAGCTGAATAACAAGCCTCCTTTCCATTTGTCATCATGCTTGGTTCAAGCTGATCAAAATGGTCTTCTAGGATATTATTGTTACTCGTAGAATAGTTTATTTGATTCTGATGGAAACTGCGCCCAAGTGGCTCTTGATTGTAGAGAAGATTAGCACTGAATCCTTGAGCGTTTTGGTCCAAACTGGACATGGAGTTTTCTAGAAATGTAATAATTCGTGAGTAATTCTGAAACTCTTGTGTGCTAGTCCCACCATCAGAACTCGTTAGGTTGCCCATGTCATATCCTGATTCAAGAGAGCTTGGAAATATGTTGCCATGCTCTACACAGCTCTGAGCCTCTTCATTGTGAACATGGATCTTCAGATCTTGATTTTCACAGCAATCTAGTAGGTCAAAGCTGTCCACTGTATCCATTTGCAGAGCTTCTGCGATGGTGCTGTCTAGTGTTCGGGCACTGTGTTCAGCATCTATGAGCATTTGAACCTCAAAATCACATGAATCCAAAGACAATAGTGAAATCACTGGAGAAGGGGGTGACAGGTCTGGATCTTCAACCTCTGCGTGGTGGAGCTTCATGTCAGAATATTTGGTAGTGTATGGTTTTGAATTTGTTCTCATTCTTTCAATACTTCCAAACCAGGTGGACACGCTGTCTTCTATATGATTGCTGGTCATCTGTGTTAAGCTTTCTGAATCAGTGGATGCTGGTTGCCTTTCAAAACTGAAGTCATTGTCCTTGTCCGTTGAGCTTCCAGGGTTGTGTTCCAGTTGATTCCTATTTTTCAAAGACTTGTGGTCTTTTTCAGTTCTCAAATTTAAGTCTCTACAATTCTGTGATGTGCACTTTAGGAAACTTTTATCAGTTACTTGGGCCTCCACAAGACTTTCCAATGTCCAGAGGTCGCACACATCTTCTTGTTGTTCAAGATGTGCTTTGGTTTTGTCAGCGTTTATAAAAGTGTCAATAGCTGCAGAAAATAGATGGATCAATGATCAGTACATTGGTATACACATTAACCTTATTAACTCCGTTGAAGGCatcagttttatttaaataaacaatatcaataatattaatacttgttttcagagaacagACCTATCTTGACATATTTTTCTTTCCTCATTGGCAAATtgattttcttcttttaagcagaaatgtaaaacaatttggtgaggtttatacttaaaaaattttttttattatatatatatattttaaccttttttttaacctttttttgaAGCTCTGGGTGATTTGTCTGTGATTTCTGTTGCAATTTGAGATGCTTCTTCTGGTAGATGATTTTGTGATTTGTCTGTTGTAAATAAAGCAGAGGCGAGCTGATGGTTGGCTGCCTCTATTTCAGCAAATTTCCTGTGTGGAGGCAGAGGTatgtgaattattattaattgaagaaaataattacaaatctTCTCAACTTTCTCCTTAACTGTACATGATTTGACAATGGGATATATCTAAAAACCTACCTCTGTATCATGTTGTGCAGAAACCTGCGATGATTGACTTGACGTTTTGATGGCTTTTTTTTGCGTGGTCTTTGCAAAGTCCTCATCATGTGACCGGCTGCTGAGGTCACAAAAGTAAAAAGATCACGACCCCATGGCACTCCATGCTCAAACTCCGGTTCAAAGGTCAAAATACTGGATGGACGCATAGCTTAGGGGATAAGATAAGAGCAAGACAAAAATATGAGTTTggtaaaaaattaattatatcacACCAGATGCAGTACAGCCATCAATatgacacattaaaaatacagtatttgcAGGACACTTAGAAGCACTACAGGTTTCGGTATTACATAAAGATTTAGATCTCTACAGCTTTCTAAATGAAAACACTATTACTCTTCACTTACTTTCTGCCACTCAGAAAGAGTCCACTTTGAAAAGACTCACAGAAAGGAGCAGAAGGAtttgcacaggtgtcctgtcatACACAAGAATATAAATGCATCCTCactgacagaaagagagagagagagagagagagagagagagagagagtgaaagaataAGTCAGGGGAGGGTGGTATTGGTTCAATGATGATGCCACAGGAGGACCGATTCTTTGTCCTCTTCGATAAAGGGTGGCAAGACAGCACCATTAAAGAGGACAGAGAAAGGCAGTCCTCAGAGCAAGAAAGAAAAGCAATTACCTGGAAGTCAACTGGTTCTGGCCGTGTGGTCTCTTTGTGCATTGTCAAAAACAGCGCTTGTTAAGTGTTAGCAAACAGAGCGCACCAGTTAAGCACTGAACGGGCCTTCAATTGATCTCTTTAATCTCTGATCCTCATTAACACATTCTCCTGTCTGAGAGCTCTGCTGGTTGCCACAGATAAATTGCTTTTACATTTCAGACGTCAGACGTCAAAGTGTTGTTTTTACAAATCTATGGGGACATTCGACATAATAGAACATGGTCCAGAAATAAAGGACATAATGGGATTCAGAGCAACGAGCATATGAACTATAGCTTTAAATGGTTAATGACTTTAATGGgggaaaaatacaaggatagttGACGCATTACATGtccattgacatttttttaatcagcaccaagatttttgtttaatatttatgttcaactataagggaaagtgtatattttaagtgGTGTCTCTGTATCATTTctcttaaatttaaaaaaaaaaatgaatcaccCTTTtgtcttcactagttcattttaattgtCCTGCATGGTGCAATATTCCATGTTGTCTCTCAAATAATATGGTCACAAAATCaacatgcatattaaaatgtaaaagaatttgcaaaatgttgtttaaaattgttttagatgTAGTATAgcatgtgtgtgggtgtatgtatAAACATacagggagaccagggctagttcaGGTTAGATTCATTTTTCAATTTCTGTCTGGCTacaaaaaaagttataaaaaaagacaagaaagttaagaaaaaatattaaaggaatattacaggttcagtacaaattaagcttaatcaacagcatttgtagcataatgttgattaccacaaaaaaatacttttcatgtgtccctccttttctttaaaaaaagcaaaaatctgggttacagtgaggtacttacaatggaagtgagtggggccaatctgtaaacgctaaaatactcactctttcaaaagtatagccacaagatgtaaaaatataaatgttaacatgattttagtgtgataaatcttCGAGACATGACATgtaatgaaacaacaaaaatatcaaataattgtttttaacatttaaaacacgtgaCATTTTGCCCCAACTAGACATTTATGAACAATACTCTTAttctgagaacacagttcaacctgTTAATTAAAATCCACTTTCATTATATTctttcattatactgtatatctttcattAGTTTCTTGCCTGAATGTAGCAAAAATATGATGACATTgacattttagtttggaggatgtGATTAGAAAAGATAGAAATGagaaaaaatattctaatttaagggggttttgaactaggtgttcaAACCAACGCTGTACAAATCCAATGCCACATATAGTTTACATACTATACTATAACATCAATATCACATACAATTATGCATCTATTTAAActacattttgaaacattataAGTTTTAAACTGCCActtgtttgaatttgtattgaaATTCATTGGGAATATTAATTACCATTGGTCTATTATCATTAAAGCACAGTGGTAACATAAGCTGTGAGGCATGGAGAGAAGAGTCCTCACTATATTTAGTGCAGCTACACACATGTCCCTGTCATTGCAGATCATGTTTCCTTGGGTTTTGAAGAACCTCTACTTGCAGCCCAATATTAGATTGTGTGGATGTGTGAGTAAGTTCAAGAGCATGCTAGCAAATACAACTCTATCTTATTCTCTTGAGTTTATAATCTTTGAGCCTCATACTTCATGTTTGGGCAATATTTCAAATATGTTGTACAATATATATCTGTCAGGAATACACATTTCTTATTTGTGCATTATATTTGATTGTCTTGTGAATGGATTTCAACAAAAAGCTGCATTTCAATTGGGACTGAAATATTTTGGAGTACAGCAGAATCTTCTTGGATCCCTTTATTAGCCAAGCACATATTTTCCTTTTCCCTAACTTATACATGACCTCATATATTCTCATGTTCTAACCATGTGTTCTTTTCTCATGTTCTTGTATTGACTGATAAACGCTATCATAAACATTCATTCTTGCTCCAAAGAACTTTGTACCACAGAACAAATGGTTCTGATTGGTCTATGTTTGACCAATcatccttatttattttttcaagaatcaATCCATGGGAGTGAACCTTGTGATTTGTCAGTCACATGTAAAACAGGACAGCTACATGGTGAGTTAAGCCTACATGGTGAGTTAAGTTTTTCTTTGCACTCTTATAAACTAAAGATtagtgaaaatatacagtataatatatattttatatatacactttgATTGACATTTGTCAACATCAGGCCATACCAATGTACATACTTCATTATAATAAAATTTGCTTTCTCGTCCCTGTCCAGGAGTCATCATGAACAGAGCCTGGGCTATGTTCAAATCCTATCCATACATCTGCAATGTGGTGGGATACACAACACTGTTTGCAACAGCAGACCTCATTCAGCAAAGCATGATGGGAACAGCACTGCGCAAAGGGACTGTGCACAAGCAAGATGAGGTGGGACGGGATATATCCAAGAAATATAATGAGGGATTTACTGTGGCTGGAAAGGCAGAGACAGATGCTCTGACACTGTATAATACAGAAATTATTGACTCAGAAGGCAGTAAAAAGGGTTTGGAAGAAAAGGAAACGTTAGCTCCAGAACAACATGTTTCACAATTTCACAGCATTGACTGGGCCCAGACTGCTCGGGTGGCACTGGTTGGGTTCTGTTTCCATGCCAACTTCAATTACCATTGGCTACGGGGACTGGAGAGGATATTTCCAGGGGGAGGGACCAAGAGAGTATCGCTTAAAGTGTTTCTGGACCAATTAATTGCAGCCCCCACAACAATAAGTGCTTTCTACATAGGTGAGAATCAGGATTTCTGCAGCCATGAACATATTTTTAGATGTGCACGACGAAGTGAATAACTAATAACTAAAATCAGTAGAGAAACGTACATGTAtgactgattgattgactgaCTGACTGCATGAACGAACGAATAAATGAATCAATCGATCAATGAATGAATGGCAACAACTGTTTTAACAAAGCATTTATCAAAAAGGGCTGAGCACATTGGAAGGTGCAGAAGATCCCCTTGAAGACTGGAGAAATAAATTCTGGACTTCTTATAAGGTAAGTTCTGGAGAGAACAACAGCCATTTGAGTACTTTAGTGTGTGTATTAAAGGTCTaaaattatttacttaatttagtCTTTGTTTCCCCCTCCGGTAGACTGGAGTGGTGTACTGGACAACAATGCAGGTAGGGCCATATTAGTCtattcatctgtccatccatccatctattaggCCTACCTGTTTCTAAGATGTTTCCTGATATTctcccattttttattttttacctctcAGGCTGTGAATTTCTCTCTGGTCCCACCAGTGGCTCGTACGGTCTATGTTGGAGGAGTCGCTCTTGCCTGGACTGTCTTCCTGTGTCATTTCAGGCAGCAGAGGATTCTCTGAGTTAGGCTTTATACAGCTGCTTGCCATAGAAGTCAATATAAATATGGACTTGCTACGGTAATTTCTAAATATGCAAAAGGACAAATGGATGTGTatgtacaaatattccatataaGATGTGCAGCAGAGCTGGCTGATATTTCAAACTGCTCTaagagatttgaacaaaccttttTCCTTTGTCTCCATTTTGGAATAAATAAGATGCAAATTTTTACATCcacaaaataaacatacatttattcCATAACTCAGTTTTCATGCCTTATCTGTTTACTTTAATTTAAGAAGTAACCttccagaaatgtttttttttcttttgagtgAAAACATCATGACTTATTAGGtttttaaaatcatttgaaaGTGTATTTCAGTCTGAGGTggctcaaaaaacaaaaagcttttactTGCTGTACTAAAGTAAATCTTTTATGACGGCaccaaattctcttaaaagatttatTTTCTAAGATGGTAATTAATAGTGTTAATAGAGTTAATAGgcattgcattatgatgtgcatctggtctgatacttcattgtgtgtgcacgcatatttgcattgctttaacccgtctttgtaagtcccgccttctcgcacaccaattggtcgattataagaggcttgaagcaactattggccaaattcctgcctgtcaatctctcttgAACGCGCAAAGCAACTC comes from the Myxocyprinus asiaticus isolate MX2 ecotype Aquarium Trade chromosome 15, UBuf_Myxa_2, whole genome shotgun sequence genome and includes:
- the LOC127453026 gene encoding mpv17-like protein, whose product is MNRAWAMFKSYPYICNVVGYTTLFATADLIQQSMMGTALRKGTVHKQDEVGRDISKKYNEGFTVAGKAETDALTLYNTEIIDSEGSKKGLEEKETLAPEQHVSQFHSIDWAQTARVALVGFCFHANFNYHWLRGLERIFPGGGTKRVSLKVFLDQLIAAPTTISAFYIGLSTLEGAEDPLEDWRNKFWTSYKTGVVYWTTMQAVNFSLVPPVARTVYVGGVALAWTVFLCHFRQQRIL